Proteins encoded within one genomic window of Streptomyces profundus:
- a CDS encoding GntR family transcriptional regulator: protein MDAPLYAPSSTAAEEATETAGVPPAEQADAPDDASAVPQVAAVSGARAGRDRRAEAHAALRELLLRGAFDVRERLVEVRLAERLGVSRTPVREALVRLVADGLVERRGEGYYPARPDLDELRDLYELRVTVELRGIARALESPGVTHDVRLLVPLRDRWRALSAQPPAPEPGFVAQDEDFHHTLLRASGNPRLTEALESVSRRIRPVRMYDYLTADRVRSTIVEHLEIVELVLADRLSDALTALHRHVGESLEVVEERAAHALAQQALRGH from the coding sequence ATGGATGCACCGCTGTATGCACCCTCGTCCACAGCGGCCGAGGAGGCCACGGAGACCGCCGGGGTGCCCCCCGCCGAGCAGGCGGACGCGCCGGATGACGCGTCGGCCGTGCCGCAGGTGGCGGCCGTGTCCGGGGCCAGGGCCGGCCGGGACCGCAGGGCCGAGGCGCACGCCGCGCTGCGCGAACTGCTGCTGCGGGGCGCGTTCGACGTCCGCGAGCGGCTCGTCGAGGTGCGCCTCGCCGAGCGGCTGGGGGTGTCCCGCACTCCCGTGCGGGAGGCGCTGGTGCGGCTGGTCGCGGACGGTCTCGTGGAGCGGCGCGGGGAGGGCTACTACCCGGCGCGCCCCGACCTGGACGAGCTGCGGGATCTCTACGAGCTGCGCGTCACCGTCGAACTGCGGGGCATCGCACGGGCGTTGGAGTCCCCCGGCGTGACCCATGACGTGCGCCTGCTGGTGCCGCTGCGGGACCGGTGGCGGGCGCTGAGCGCCCAACCCCCGGCGCCCGAACCGGGTTTCGTCGCCCAGGACGAGGACTTCCACCACACGCTGCTGCGCGCCTCGGGCAATCCCCGGCTCACCGAGGCGCTGGAGTCCGTGAGCCGCCGCATCCGGCCGGTGCGGATGTACGACTACCTCACGGCCGACCGGGTGCGCAGCACCATCGTCGAGCATTTGGAAATCGTCGAGTTGGTGCTCGCCGATCGACTCAGCGACGCCCTGACCGCGTTGCACCGCCATGTGGGCGAGTCCCTGGAGGTCGTCGAGGAACGGGCCGCCCACGCCCTCGCCCAACAGGCCCTGCGCGGCCACTGA
- a CDS encoding acyl-CoA dehydrogenase family protein, translating into MTGFSLELSQEQRDLKEWVHGFATGVVRPAAKEWDEREETPWPVIQEAAKIGLYGFESLAEMFGDPSGLSLQIANEELFWGDAGIGMALFGTSLAVAGIFSAGTSEQLVEWVPQCFGDAREPKVAAFCVSEPQAGSDVAAMRTRARYDEAGDAWVISGQKAWITNGGIADVHVVVASVDPELGARGQAAFVVPPGTAGLTAGPGIKKLGLRASHTADVFLDEVRVPGHCLLGGRDRLERRLARAREGGRAKGQAAMATFEVSRPTVGAQALGIARAAYEYALDYAGERVAFGRPIVRNQSIAFALADLRTEIEAVRLLIWQAAWMGRNEKPFTAGQGSMSKLRAGELAVRAAEQAVQILGGAGYSRDHPVERMYRDAKIYTIFEGTSEIQRLVIARAITGQHIP; encoded by the coding sequence ATGACCGGATTCTCTCTCGAACTCAGCCAGGAACAACGGGACCTGAAGGAGTGGGTGCACGGCTTCGCCACCGGCGTGGTCCGCCCGGCGGCGAAGGAGTGGGACGAGCGCGAGGAGACGCCCTGGCCCGTGATCCAGGAGGCGGCCAAGATCGGGCTCTACGGCTTCGAGTCCCTGGCCGAGATGTTCGGCGACCCCTCGGGGCTCTCCCTCCAGATCGCCAACGAGGAGCTGTTCTGGGGCGACGCCGGGATCGGCATGGCCCTCTTCGGCACCTCCCTCGCGGTGGCCGGGATCTTCTCGGCCGGCACCTCGGAACAGCTGGTGGAGTGGGTGCCGCAGTGCTTCGGCGACGCGCGCGAGCCCAAGGTCGCCGCGTTCTGCGTCTCCGAGCCGCAGGCCGGCTCCGATGTCGCGGCGATGCGCACCAGGGCACGCTATGACGAGGCCGGGGACGCGTGGGTGATCAGCGGCCAGAAGGCCTGGATCACCAACGGGGGCATCGCCGACGTCCATGTCGTGGTGGCCAGCGTGGACCCCGAGTTGGGCGCCAGGGGACAGGCCGCGTTCGTCGTCCCACCGGGCACGGCGGGGCTGACCGCGGGGCCCGGCATCAAGAAGCTGGGGCTGCGCGCCTCGCACACCGCCGACGTCTTCCTCGACGAGGTGCGGGTGCCGGGCCACTGCCTGTTGGGCGGCCGGGACCGACTGGAGCGGCGGCTGGCCCGCGCCCGGGAAGGCGGCCGGGCCAAGGGACAGGCGGCGATGGCCACGTTCGAGGTGTCCCGCCCGACGGTCGGCGCCCAGGCGCTCGGCATCGCCAGGGCGGCCTACGAGTACGCCCTCGACTACGCGGGCGAGCGGGTCGCCTTCGGCCGCCCGATCGTGCGCAACCAGTCCATCGCCTTCGCCCTCGCCGACCTGCGCACCGAGATCGAGGCGGTCAGGCTGCTGATCTGGCAGGCCGCCTGGATGGGCCGCAACGAGAAGCCGTTCACCGCCGGCCAGGGCTCCATGTCCAAGCTCCGCGCCGGCGAACTGGCCGTCCGCGCCGCCGAACAGGCCGTCCAGATCCTCGGCGGCGCCGGCTACAGCCGGGACCACCCGGTGGAACGGATGTACCGCGACGCCAAGATCTACACCATCTTCGAGGGCACCAGCGAGATCCAACGCCTGGTCATCGCGCGCGCCATCACCGGCCAGCACATCCCGTGA
- the atzF gene encoding allophanate hydrolase, producing the protein MSHAPAVPDRPTAGRRGAVPRAVPRAVPRVEESLRLLADGARPEAWIALREAGELRAEAAELDERAAAGEPLPLAGLVFGVKDNIDVAGLPTTAGCPGYAYQPKEDAPAVARLRAAGALVVGKTALDQFATGLVGTRSPHGAVRSAGDPERVSGGSSSGSAVAVALGIVDFALGTDTAGSGRVPAAFQGIVGLKPTLGLVPTEGVVPAAASFDCVTVLARSVRAAEEVGAVLNAGPPDAGGRVWPTDAPLAAPPAPVVAIPSPAGLGALDADWLAAFDGAVRRLEAAGARTTTIDIGPFLRAAALLYDGAFAAERYAAVGAFLDDQATGRAPGVDPRVRSIITAAGRLPAHRYAADRALLTRLRHEALARLDGCDALLLPTAPEHPTLAEVAADPIGVNSRLGVFTNFVNLLDLSAVAVPAGEVRGGPFGVTVIARAFADRVAGDIARLLTGEPEGAPGWGPPGLPLVVFGAHLSGQPLNHQLTSVGGRLVEEVVTAPEYRMVALPGEPARPGLVRVAPDELGHSLGGELWSLPAAALGAFLAALPAPMALGRVRLADGRAVTGFLCEPHATAGAPDISRHGGWRAYLATRAPRRAVAGG; encoded by the coding sequence GTGAGTCACGCCCCCGCCGTCCCCGACCGCCCGACCGCCGGAAGGCGGGGAGCCGTACCCCGGGCCGTCCCCCGGGCCGTCCCCCGGGTCGAGGAGAGCCTGCGGCTGCTCGCCGACGGGGCCAGGCCCGAGGCCTGGATCGCGCTCCGGGAAGCCGGCGAACTCCGCGCCGAGGCGGCGGAGTTGGACGAACGCGCGGCGGCGGGTGAGCCGCTGCCGCTGGCCGGCCTGGTGTTCGGCGTCAAGGACAACATCGATGTCGCGGGGCTTCCCACCACGGCCGGCTGCCCCGGCTACGCCTACCAGCCGAAGGAGGACGCGCCGGCCGTGGCCCGGCTGCGGGCCGCGGGCGCCCTGGTGGTCGGCAAGACCGCCCTCGACCAGTTCGCCACCGGGCTGGTCGGCACCCGCAGCCCGCATGGCGCGGTGCGCTCCGCCGGGGATCCCGAGCGGGTCAGCGGCGGTTCGAGTTCGGGCTCGGCGGTGGCGGTCGCGCTGGGCATCGTGGACTTCGCACTGGGCACGGACACGGCTGGTTCGGGCCGGGTGCCGGCGGCGTTCCAGGGCATCGTCGGGCTCAAGCCCACCCTGGGCCTGGTGCCGACCGAGGGCGTGGTGCCGGCCGCCGCCTCCTTCGACTGTGTGACGGTGCTCGCCCGCTCCGTGCGCGCCGCCGAGGAGGTCGGCGCGGTGCTCAACGCCGGCCCGCCCGACGCGGGCGGCCGGGTCTGGCCGACGGACGCGCCGCTGGCCGCGCCGCCGGCGCCGGTGGTGGCGATCCCCTCGCCCGCGGGGCTCGGCGCGCTCGACGCCGACTGGCTGGCCGCGTTCGACGGCGCGGTGCGCCGTCTGGAAGCGGCCGGCGCGCGGACCACGACCATCGACATCGGCCCGTTCCTGCGCGCCGCCGCACTGCTCTACGACGGCGCCTTCGCCGCCGAGCGGTATGCCGCCGTGGGGGCGTTCCTGGACGATCAGGCCACCGGCCGGGCGCCGGGCGTCGACCCGCGGGTGCGGTCCATCATCACGGCGGCCGGCCGGCTGCCCGCCCACCGCTACGCGGCGGACCGGGCGCTGTTGACCCGGCTCCGCCACGAGGCGCTCGCGCGACTCGACGGCTGTGACGCGTTGCTGCTGCCCACCGCGCCCGAGCACCCGACGCTGGCCGAGGTGGCGGCCGATCCGATCGGGGTGAACAGCCGTCTCGGGGTGTTCACCAACTTCGTGAACCTGCTGGACCTTTCGGCGGTCGCGGTGCCGGCCGGCGAGGTGAGGGGCGGCCCGTTCGGGGTCACCGTGATCGCCCGCGCGTTCGCCGACCGGGTGGCCGGCGATATCGCCCGGCTGCTCACCGGCGAACCCGAGGGCGCGCCGGGGTGGGGCCCGCCCGGGCTGCCGCTGGTCGTCTTCGGCGCCCACCTCTCCGGCCAGCCGTTGAACCACCAACTGACAAGTGTCGGGGGTCGGTTGGTGGAAGAGGTGGTGACGGCCCCCGAGTACCGGATGGTGGCGCTGCCGGGCGAGCCCGCCCGGCCCGGGCTGGTGCGGGTGGCGCCCGATGAGTTGGGCCACTCCCTCGGCGGGGAGCTGTGGTCGCTGCCCGCCGCCGCCCTCGGCGCCTTCCTGGCCGCGCTGCCCGCGCCCATGGCCCTGGGCCGCGTCCGGCTGGCCGACGGCCGGGCGGTCACCGGCTTCCTCTGCGAGCCCCATGCGACGGCCGGCGCGCCCGACATCTCCCGGCACGGTGGCTGGCGGGCGTATCTCGCCACGCGCGCCCCGCGCCGGGCGGTCGCAGGCGGGTAG
- a CDS encoding glutathione S-transferase C-terminal domain-containing protein produces MPETMPNSPTAAAPSVIRERIGPDAKSGHYPAPHRYQLHVSLSCPGGLRVAITHGLLELAERLPMSMLPALPDDERGHAVLRDAYAATVHGFTGPALGPALVDRWTGRLVSNHVPDILADLSLRFHRPGLPELRPRGEEAAIDALTVRCEQDIAEAAQLAGEAGAGEAGERALERLLGTLSELQERLTTGPFLLGRTLTAADVELWVALVQLDTVHRCHLGADAVRRIADHPRLWAYVRRLRAIPAFGDQLRLADIARRHEHCCRGLEAAGAAVQIIDWTAAPNVLTR; encoded by the coding sequence ATGCCCGAGACGATGCCGAACTCACCGACCGCCGCAGCCCCTTCCGTCATCCGTGAACGTATCGGCCCGGACGCCAAGAGCGGGCACTACCCCGCGCCACACCGCTACCAACTCCATGTGTCGCTGTCCTGTCCCGGCGGGCTGCGCGTCGCGATCACCCATGGACTGCTCGAACTCGCCGAACGGCTGCCGATGTCGATGCTGCCGGCGCTGCCGGACGACGAGCGCGGCCATGCCGTGCTGCGCGACGCCTACGCGGCCACGGTGCACGGCTTCACCGGCCCGGCCCTCGGCCCCGCCCTGGTCGACCGCTGGACCGGGCGCCTGGTCAGCAACCACGTGCCCGACATCCTCGCCGACCTCAGCCTCCGCTTCCACCGCCCTGGGCTGCCCGAGCTGCGTCCGCGCGGCGAGGAGGCCGCGATCGACGCGCTGACGGTGCGCTGCGAACAGGACATCGCCGAGGCGGCCCAGCTCGCCGGCGAGGCGGGCGCCGGCGAAGCCGGTGAACGAGCGCTGGAACGGCTCCTCGGCACCCTCTCCGAACTCCAGGAACGCCTCACCACAGGCCCGTTCCTGCTGGGGCGGACCCTGACCGCCGCCGACGTCGAACTCTGGGTCGCGCTCGTCCAGTTGGACACCGTCCACCGCTGCCATCTGGGCGCCGACGCGGTGCGGCGGATCGCCGACCACCCGAGGCTGTGGGCCTATGTCCGCCGCCTCCGCGCCATCCCCGCCTTCGGCGACCAGCTCCGCCTCGCCGACATCGCCCGCCGCCACGAGCACTGCTGCCGTGGCCTGGAAGCCGCCGGGGCCGCCGTCCAGATCATCGACTGGACCGCGGCCCCCAACGTTCTCACCCGCTGA
- a CDS encoding glycosyl hydrolase 115 family protein, protein MTSRRAFLSILPLTVAATAVPTVTPAHARPADRRDAFISSTWRPGSLPLVAEGRATPILVSDDDFPGVVRVAEDLRADIERVTHVAPEILREPAGRMDVAVIIGTIGRSPLIDRLVESGKLDVDGIEGRWETSRQQVVIDPLPGVRRALVLAGSDQRGTIFGVYEVSRQAGVSPWYWWDDVHTPHQDALYALPGRHTQGTPAVKYRGFFINDENPALGTWAPAFFGPGHAPGYEGGFNSGFYAKVFEVLLRLKGNYLWPAVWGRAFAEDDPANHATATAYGVVMGTSHEGPMMRGIEEWNRHAVPAQRDEDGDIVTPGSDPYGGTGEWSFRFNGEAIKRYWADGVRRMVDEGFEGVVTLGMRGNGDVSLPDGDGIELMESIIASQREILDELTDDALTGIPQVQTLYKEVQHYWDEGLRPPDDVTVIFCDDNWGNLRKVPDPRLPERSGGYGLYYHFDYVGVGRNYKWVDTINLASTWEQLHLGYRYGIDRLWVVNVGDLKAEEMPLQFFLDYAWDPERLDIEALGAWERRYAQENFGPEHAEAIAEVLHTYGVLQARRKPELLNRRITVDPEKDLATDPSAVVHDDQATPFSLVNYRELERVTAEWEALDARVQQIGDGLPADSQEAFYQLVQYQVEATANLYALRAAEFTSLHYAEQGRLATNELADATDARFADDQAMSDFYNNELADGKWAGFQTQPKIGYGDVERYGPDAPWQQPQTPDHVALPDAVFPPVRRIEPVAGAELGVAVDGSTDWWPHATSPAVLPAFSPYQSHPPQYVEVFNRGSEPFDYRITVAEPWLTVSEPTGTVADQVRVELSVDYDAAPVGRHTVPVTVSGAGREVEVVAEVDNPGTPRRRLHGFVEAGGYVSMEAAHYTRAVHTAGISWRTLPDLGRTGAGVTPFPVTAPRQTPGGRGPRLEYELTLFTSGTVRVLSYLSPRNNVLPTDGLSYAVSFDDEAPQSVNITALTGSDDQNMNPQWARNTSDNATVITTEHTVSEPGRHLLKFWMVDPTVVVQKLVVDTGGLRPSYLGPPESLRARD, encoded by the coding sequence ATGACGAGCCGGCGTGCCTTTCTGAGCATCCTTCCGCTCACCGTCGCTGCCACCGCCGTCCCCACCGTCACCCCCGCCCACGCCAGGCCGGCCGACCGGCGCGACGCCTTCATCTCCTCCACCTGGCGCCCCGGAAGCCTGCCCCTGGTCGCCGAAGGGCGGGCAACCCCGATCCTGGTCAGCGACGACGACTTCCCCGGAGTCGTCCGCGTGGCCGAGGACCTGCGCGCCGACATCGAACGTGTCACCCATGTCGCACCCGAGATACTGCGCGAGCCGGCCGGGCGGATGGACGTCGCCGTCATCATCGGCACCATCGGCCGGAGCCCGCTGATCGACCGGCTCGTCGAGTCGGGCAAGCTCGACGTCGACGGGATCGAGGGCCGCTGGGAGACCAGCCGCCAGCAGGTGGTGATCGACCCGCTGCCGGGGGTCAGACGCGCCCTGGTGCTGGCCGGCAGCGACCAGCGCGGCACCATCTTCGGCGTCTACGAGGTCTCCCGGCAGGCCGGCGTCTCCCCCTGGTACTGGTGGGACGATGTGCACACACCGCACCAGGACGCCCTCTACGCGCTGCCCGGCAGGCACACCCAGGGCACGCCGGCCGTCAAGTACCGGGGCTTCTTCATCAACGACGAGAACCCGGCCCTGGGCACCTGGGCGCCCGCGTTCTTCGGCCCGGGGCACGCGCCCGGCTACGAGGGCGGGTTCAACAGCGGCTTCTACGCCAAGGTGTTCGAGGTGCTGCTGCGGCTGAAGGGCAACTACCTCTGGCCGGCGGTCTGGGGCCGCGCGTTCGCCGAGGACGACCCGGCCAACCACGCCACCGCCACCGCCTACGGCGTGGTCATGGGCACCTCGCACGAGGGCCCGATGATGCGCGGGATCGAGGAGTGGAACCGGCACGCGGTGCCGGCCCAGCGGGACGAGGACGGCGACATCGTCACCCCGGGCAGCGACCCGTACGGCGGCACCGGCGAGTGGAGCTTCCGCTTCAACGGCGAGGCCATCAAGCGGTACTGGGCCGACGGCGTGCGGCGGATGGTGGACGAGGGCTTCGAGGGCGTGGTCACCCTCGGGATGCGCGGCAACGGCGATGTCAGCCTCCCCGACGGGGACGGCATCGAGCTGATGGAGAGCATCATCGCCAGCCAACGCGAGATCCTGGACGAGCTGACCGACGATGCGTTGACGGGCATTCCACAGGTCCAGACGCTCTACAAGGAGGTTCAGCACTACTGGGACGAGGGCCTGCGTCCGCCGGACGACGTCACCGTGATCTTCTGTGACGACAACTGGGGCAACCTGCGCAAGGTGCCGGACCCCCGGCTGCCCGAGCGATCCGGTGGCTACGGCCTCTACTACCACTTCGACTATGTGGGCGTCGGCCGCAACTACAAGTGGGTCGACACGATCAACCTGGCGAGCACCTGGGAACAGCTCCACCTCGGCTACCGCTACGGCATCGACCGCCTCTGGGTGGTCAATGTGGGCGACCTCAAGGCCGAGGAGATGCCGCTCCAGTTCTTCCTCGACTACGCCTGGGACCCGGAGCGCCTCGACATCGAGGCGCTGGGCGCGTGGGAACGGCGGTACGCCCAGGAGAACTTCGGGCCCGAGCACGCCGAGGCGATCGCCGAGGTGCTGCACACCTACGGGGTGCTCCAGGCGCGCAGGAAGCCCGAACTGCTCAACCGGCGGATCACCGTGGACCCGGAGAAGGACCTGGCCACCGACCCGAGCGCCGTCGTCCACGACGACCAGGCCACCCCGTTCAGCCTGGTCAACTACCGGGAGCTGGAACGGGTGACCGCCGAATGGGAGGCACTGGACGCCCGGGTACAGCAGATAGGGGACGGGCTGCCGGCGGACAGCCAGGAGGCCTTCTACCAGCTGGTGCAGTACCAGGTGGAGGCGACGGCGAACCTCTATGCCCTGCGGGCCGCCGAGTTCACCAGCCTGCACTACGCGGAACAGGGCCGGCTGGCCACCAACGAGCTCGCGGACGCCACCGACGCCAGGTTCGCCGACGACCAGGCGATGTCGGACTTCTACAACAACGAACTGGCGGACGGGAAGTGGGCCGGCTTCCAGACCCAGCCCAAGATCGGCTACGGCGACGTGGAGCGCTACGGACCCGACGCCCCCTGGCAGCAGCCGCAGACCCCGGACCACGTGGCCCTGCCGGACGCGGTGTTCCCCCCGGTGCGACGGATCGAGCCGGTCGCCGGGGCCGAGTTGGGGGTGGCCGTCGACGGGTCGACCGACTGGTGGCCGCATGCCACCAGCCCCGCCGTGCTGCCCGCGTTCAGCCCCTACCAGAGCCACCCCCCGCAGTATGTCGAGGTGTTCAACCGGGGCAGCGAGCCCTTCGACTACCGGATCACCGTGGCCGAGCCCTGGCTCACGGTCAGCGAGCCGACGGGGACGGTCGCCGACCAGGTGCGGGTGGAGCTGTCCGTCGACTACGACGCGGCACCGGTCGGCCGGCACACCGTGCCGGTCACGGTCTCCGGCGCCGGCCGGGAGGTCGAGGTGGTGGCCGAGGTGGACAACCCGGGCACGCCGCGCCGCCGGCTGCACGGCTTTGTCGAGGCGGGCGGCTATGTGTCGATGGAGGCCGCGCACTACACCCGCGCCGTGCACACCGCCGGGATCTCCTGGCGGACGCTGCCCGATCTGGGCCGCACCGGTGCCGGCGTCACCCCGTTCCCCGTGACCGCGCCGCGCCAGACCCCCGGGGGGCGCGGGCCGCGCCTGGAGTACGAGTTGACGCTCTTCACCTCGGGCACGGTGCGGGTGCTGTCCTATCTCTCCCCCCGCAACAACGTGCTGCCGACCGACGGTCTCAGCTATGCCGTCTCCTTCGACGACGAGGCACCCCAGTCGGTGAACATCACCGCGCTCACCGGGTCGGATGACCAGAACATGAACCCGCAGTGGGCGCGCAACACCTCGGACAACGCCACCGTGATCACCACCGAGCACACCGTCTCCGAGCCGGGCCGTCATCTGCTCAAGTTCTGGATGGTCGACCCGACGGTGGTCGTGCAGAAGCTGGTGGTGGACACCGGCGGCCTCCGCCCCAGCTACCTCGGCCCGCCGGAGAGCCTGCGCGCCCGCGACTGA
- a CDS encoding LLM class flavin-dependent oxidoreductase, which produces MPVEFLGIAATNDGSETTPRSGASFDPDYTLRLARAHEDHGWDRVLFAYSSGSPDPAAGAALLAARLDRLQILLAHRPNVSYPTYAARAFATLDRISGGRLTVHFITGGSDHEQRREGDTLAKDQRYDRTREYIEIVKRVWTSHEPFDHEGAHYQFQDYVSDVFPVQRPRPRVSFGGSSPAAYAAGGAEADIYCLWGEPLARTAEQIAEVRRAAAAAGRAQPPRIQVAFRPIIAATEELAWEKAHRTVGAIRARAASGATTRRRSVDPRSPENTGSQRLLAIAEQGERYDRALWTPTAAATGGAGNSNALVGTPETVAEALLDYYDLGVDIISARGYDLLDDAIDFGRHVIPLVRAEVARRDARAAATARPSDAVSSPTPVATP; this is translated from the coding sequence ATGCCCGTGGAATTCCTCGGTATCGCCGCGACCAACGACGGTTCGGAGACCACCCCCCGCTCCGGTGCCTCCTTCGACCCCGACTACACCCTCCGGCTCGCCCGGGCCCACGAGGACCACGGCTGGGACCGCGTGCTGTTCGCCTACAGCTCCGGCTCGCCCGACCCGGCCGCTGGCGCGGCCCTGCTCGCCGCCCGCCTCGACCGCCTCCAGATCCTCCTCGCCCACCGGCCCAACGTCTCCTATCCGACCTATGCCGCGCGGGCCTTCGCCACCCTCGACCGGATCAGCGGCGGCCGGCTGACCGTCCACTTCATCACCGGTGGCAGCGACCACGAGCAGCGCAGGGAGGGCGACACCCTCGCCAAGGACCAGCGCTACGACCGCACCCGCGAGTACATCGAGATCGTCAAGCGGGTGTGGACCAGCCACGAGCCCTTCGACCACGAGGGCGCGCACTACCAGTTCCAGGACTATGTGAGCGATGTCTTCCCCGTCCAACGGCCGCGCCCCCGCGTGTCGTTCGGCGGCTCGTCGCCCGCCGCCTACGCCGCGGGCGGCGCGGAGGCCGACATCTACTGCCTCTGGGGCGAGCCGCTGGCCCGCACCGCCGAGCAGATCGCCGAGGTGCGCCGCGCCGCCGCAGCCGCCGGGCGCGCCCAACCCCCGCGGATCCAGGTCGCGTTCCGCCCGATCATCGCCGCCACCGAGGAGCTGGCCTGGGAGAAGGCGCACCGCACGGTGGGCGCCATCCGCGCCCGCGCCGCCTCGGGGGCGACCACCCGCAGGCGCTCCGTCGATCCCCGCTCGCCCGAGAACACGGGCTCCCAAAGGCTGTTGGCCATCGCGGAGCAGGGCGAGCGCTACGACCGCGCGCTGTGGACCCCGACCGCCGCCGCCACCGGCGGCGCCGGCAACTCCAACGCGCTCGTCGGCACCCCCGAGACCGTCGCCGAGGCGCTGCTGGACTACTACGACCTGGGTGTGGACATCATCTCGGCCCGAGGCTACGACCTGCTGGACGACGCCATCGACTTCGGGCGCCATGTCATCCCCCTGGTCCGCGCCGAGGTGGCCAGGCGCGACGCCCGCGCCGCGGCCACCGCGCGGCCGTCCGACGCGGTGAGCTCGCCGACACCCGTCGCGACCCCTTGA
- a CDS encoding serine hydrolase domain-containing protein, with protein sequence MRVCGRRPRGPLVLTVLTGLAALLLAASPGPAATAEPRAADPLQQRVDAIHDTGAVGVFAEVTSPGAGASARAGTADPGTGRPMPWDGGFRIGSVTKTFTATIVLQLVGEGELSLEDTVGQWLPEVVRGSDYDGGLITVRDLLRHTSGLPEAGPEIPALHSAEGYRAERFRTYSPEELVRLAMRHPPAFPPGTDWGYSNTNYVLAAMIIQEVTGRSWAREVDERIIQPLDLSDTVVPGAFPFVPGPHARAYASFGTETDTDVTVLNPSMAVGAGSIISTAQDLNRFHTALLGGDLLAPARLDEMTTTTPAPALGVRYGLGLAEIPLSCGGEFFGHFGELLGYHTWVGVTRDGTRSATVYVTSDGGEDTQEAMRTLVDRELCGAPS encoded by the coding sequence ATGCGTGTGTGTGGCAGGCGTCCGCGCGGCCCGCTCGTCCTGACCGTCCTGACCGGCCTGGCCGCCCTGCTGCTGGCCGCCTCGCCGGGGCCGGCCGCGACGGCGGAGCCGCGAGCGGCCGATCCGCTCCAACAGCGGGTGGACGCGATCCACGACACCGGGGCCGTCGGGGTGTTCGCCGAGGTGACGTCGCCGGGCGCCGGGGCCAGCGCGCGCGCCGGGACGGCCGATCCCGGCACGGGGCGGCCGATGCCGTGGGACGGCGGGTTCCGCATCGGCAGCGTCACCAAGACCTTCACCGCGACGATCGTGCTGCAACTCGTCGGCGAGGGCGAACTGTCCCTGGAGGACACCGTCGGTCAGTGGCTGCCAGAAGTGGTCAGGGGCAGCGACTACGACGGCGGCCTGATCACCGTCCGGGACCTGCTGCGCCACACCAGCGGCCTCCCCGAGGCCGGCCCCGAGATCCCCGCGCTGCACAGCGCGGAGGGCTATCGGGCCGAGCGGTTCCGCACCTACTCCCCCGAGGAGTTGGTGCGGCTGGCGATGCGGCACCCGCCGGCGTTCCCCCCTGGCACGGACTGGGGGTACTCCAACACCAACTACGTTCTGGCCGCGATGATCATCCAGGAGGTCACCGGCCGGAGTTGGGCCCGGGAGGTGGACGAACGGATCATCCAGCCGCTGGACCTGTCGGACACCGTCGTGCCCGGCGCCTTCCCCTTCGTTCCCGGCCCGCACGCCCGCGCCTACGCCTCGTTCGGCACCGAGACCGACACCGACGTCACGGTGCTCAACCCGAGCATGGCCGTCGGCGCCGGCTCGATCATCAGCACCGCGCAGGATCTGAACCGCTTTCACACCGCGCTGCTCGGCGGCGACCTGCTGGCGCCGGCGCGGCTCGACGAGATGACGACCACCACGCCGGCGCCCGCGCTGGGCGTGCGGTACGGACTCGGTCTGGCCGAGATCCCGCTGTCCTGCGGCGGCGAGTTCTTCGGCCACTTCGGGGAACTGCTCGGCTACCACACCTGGGTCGGCGTCACCCGGGACGGGACCCGGAGCGCCACGGTGTATGTCACCAGTGACGGCGGCGAGGACACCCAGGAGGCCATGCGCACCCTCGTCGACCGGGAGCTGTGCGGGGCCCCGTCCTGA
- a CDS encoding SCP2 sterol-binding domain-containing protein produces the protein MADSGSDLSDLDFAQVTPEEFTALVKRTPARELSRLLHGEQRARVLGEVFARMEQRFKPENAGSLSAVIRWEITGESLAVYETSVADGVCTAREGAHTEEPRVTLTLSDVEFLRLASGNGSPVTMFMTRKIRIAGDIGLASGLARLFDIPRG, from the coding sequence ATGGCCGACAGCGGTTCCGACCTCAGCGATCTTGACTTCGCCCAGGTCACCCCCGAGGAGTTCACCGCGCTGGTGAAGCGGACCCCGGCCAGGGAGTTGAGCCGGCTGCTGCACGGCGAGCAACGCGCCCGGGTGCTGGGCGAGGTGTTCGCCCGGATGGAACAGCGGTTCAAGCCGGAGAACGCCGGCTCGCTCAGCGCGGTGATCCGCTGGGAGATCACCGGCGAGTCCCTCGCCGTCTACGAGACCAGCGTCGCCGACGGCGTCTGCACCGCGCGCGAGGGCGCCCACACGGAGGAGCCACGGGTCACGCTCACCCTGTCCGACGTGGAGTTCCTCCGCCTCGCCTCCGGAAACGGCAGCCCGGTCACGATGTTCATGACCCGCAAGATCCGGATCGCCGGCGATATCGGCCTGGCGTCGGGGCTCGCCCGGCTCTTCGACATCCCGAGGGGCTGA